In Leptodesmis sichuanensis A121, the following are encoded in one genomic region:
- a CDS encoding IS630 family transposase (programmed frameshift) — MPSPYSYDLRCKAIEAVGRGERKSEVCRMLHISRNTLDLWLKRLEQTGDCRAVTGFQTGSRQKITDWDRFRAFVQQHGGKTQAQMAQLWGDNVSQQNISDALKKIGVSRKKTYGYRERDELQRQAFREQLKTKSADEIIYVDEAGIDNREDYPYGYCEIGQRFAAFKSGKRTERVSWIAALCQRHLIAPLTFEGSCNRDLFEMWLEHCLLPQLQPGRVIVIDNASFHRSQYIDEIVAAVGCEIWYLPAYSPDLNQIEHWWFVLKNWMRQRWDEFDSFRDCVDAAFKYCPNVLS; from the exons ATGCCATCTCCCTACAGTTACGACCTTCGCTGCAAAGCGATCGAGGCCGTTGGTCGTGGTGAACGCAAAAGCGAGGTCTGCCGGATGTTGCACATCAGTCGCAACACCTTGGACTTGTGGTTGAAACGTCTGGAACAAACGGGAGATTGCCGAGCCGTAACGGGATTTCAAACCGGCAGTCGGCAAAAAATTACGGATTGGGATCGCTTTCGCGCCTTTGTCCAACAGCATGGTGGCAAGACGCAAGCGCAGATGGCTCAATTGTGGGGAGACAACGTCAGTCAACAGAACATCAGTGATGCCTTGAAAAAGATTGGGGTGAGTCGG AAAAAAACTTACGGCTACCGAGAACGAGATGAACTCCAGCGTCAAGCGTTCCGCGAGCAGTTGAAGACGAAATCGGCAGACGAGATTATCTATGTAGATGAAGCAGGCATTGACAACCGCGAGGATTATCCCTATGGCTACTGCGAAATTGGACAACGCTTTGCTGCCTTTAAATCAGGCAAACGGACGGAGCGAGTGAGTTGGATAGCGGCACTGTGTCAACGTCACCTAATTGCCCCTCTGACCTTTGAAGGCTCATGTAACCGAGACTTGTTCGAGATGTGGTTAGAGCACTGTTTGCTGCCTCAGTTGCAACCAGGTAGGGTGATTGTGATTGACAATGCTAGTTTTCACCGCTCTCAATACATTGATGAAATCGTGGCTGCAGTAGGCTGTGAGATTTGGTATCTACCCGCCTATTCCCCTGACTTAAATCAAATTGAGCATTGGTGGTTTGTGCTCAAAAATTGGATGCGACAACGCTGGGATGAATTTGACAGTTTTCGTGACTGTGTTGATGCTGCTTTCAAATATTGTCCTAACGTGCTTTCGTAG
- a CDS encoding IS630 family transposase: protein MDKPDARHLSIETQNYLRQQAIRLREQGKRVKDISEYLGVHRNTVWEWWWEYEHYGEDALYQLERGRQVGEGRTLERWQEEAVQTAMQDHFPEDYQIDSALWTRRAVQALMEQVCQVKMPIRTVGEYLKRWGYTPKKPVERAYEQDPKTVQRWLEHEYPEIEQRAKTEGAEIAWGDESGVSSTEYGGRGYALLGTSPEIRPSERNRERVNYIASVSNQGGVQFMLYTCTLAAELFIRFCQRLIAKRQRKLFWIVDRHPVHRQQSVKQWLREHLEQIELFYLPSYSPELNPTEYFNGDVKQGVHDKPPSRNLKQLKGRVLSQLRKLQKLPARIRNYFKHPLIAYAAL from the coding sequence ATGGATAAACCAGATGCCAGGCACCTCTCGATAGAAACCCAAAACTACCTGCGGCAGCAAGCGATTCGCCTCCGAGAGCAGGGCAAACGGGTTAAAGACATTAGTGAGTATTTGGGCGTTCACCGCAACACGGTATGGGAATGGTGGTGGGAGTATGAACATTATGGAGAGGATGCTCTCTATCAGTTAGAGCGGGGACGACAAGTGGGGGAGGGGCGAACCTTGGAGCGCTGGCAGGAAGAGGCCGTGCAAACGGCGATGCAAGATCATTTTCCGGAAGATTACCAGATTGATAGTGCCCTGTGGACAAGACGAGCGGTGCAGGCATTAATGGAGCAAGTGTGTCAGGTGAAAATGCCAATTCGCACGGTGGGAGAGTATTTGAAACGCTGGGGGTACACGCCCAAGAAACCCGTAGAGCGAGCCTACGAGCAAGACCCAAAGACGGTACAACGGTGGTTGGAACACGAGTATCCGGAGATTGAGCAACGGGCCAAAACCGAAGGAGCAGAGATTGCTTGGGGGGATGAATCAGGCGTGTCCTCGACTGAGTATGGCGGACGAGGGTATGCCTTGCTGGGCACGTCTCCTGAGATTCGTCCCAGTGAGCGCAACCGAGAGCGCGTCAATTACATTGCCAGTGTGAGTAACCAGGGAGGAGTCCAGTTTATGCTCTACACTTGCACGTTGGCAGCAGAACTGTTCATCCGATTTTGCCAGCGGTTGATCGCCAAGCGCCAGCGGAAACTATTTTGGATTGTGGACCGGCATCCCGTGCATCGGCAACAGAGCGTGAAACAGTGGTTACGAGAACACCTCGAGCAGATTGAGTTATTTTACTTACCCTCCTATTCGCCAGAATTGAATCCAACTGAATACTTCAATGGTGATGTGAAGCAGGGCGTGCATGACAAACCACCGAGTCGTAATTTGAAGCAGTTGAAAGGGCGAGTGTTATCTCAATTGCGGAAGTTACAGAAGCTACCTGCTCGGATTAGAAATTATTTCAAGCATCCATTGATTGCTTATGCTGCGTTGTAG
- a CDS encoding type II toxin-antitoxin system VapB family antitoxin: MQITLNLDESLLNEAFQLTNLTTQEELIKLALQEFVRSRRKKNLLDLAGQIQFTPDFDHKALRETRHVAD; the protein is encoded by the coding sequence ATGCAAATCACTCTCAATCTCGACGAATCCCTTCTCAACGAAGCCTTTCAACTCACCAACCTCACCACTCAAGAAGAACTGATTAAACTCGCTCTGCAAGAATTTGTGCGATCGCGCCGCAAGAAAAACCTTCTTGACCTCGCGGGACAAATTCAGTTCACTCCAGATTTCGACCATAAAGCTCTGCGCGAAACTCGTCATGTTGCTGATTGA
- a CDS encoding globin domain-containing protein: MVSQKTIEIVKATAPILKEKGEEITRRMYEIAFTERPDYRRGFENTWMQHFDGGGQAHKLAAAVYAYATHIDRLEELTGAVDHIAHRHVATRILPEQYPLIGEKLLQAMKDVLQDAATDEVIAAWAEAYEALASLFIQKEKAIYQQEDQVLTERLAIANNPG, translated from the coding sequence ATGGTTAGTCAAAAAACGATCGAAATCGTCAAAGCAACGGCACCGATTTTAAAAGAAAAAGGGGAAGAGATTACGCGGCGAATGTATGAAATTGCCTTTACCGAGCGACCTGACTACAGACGGGGCTTTGAAAATACATGGATGCAGCATTTCGATGGCGGTGGGCAGGCACACAAATTAGCAGCGGCTGTTTATGCCTATGCCACTCACATCGATCGCTTGGAGGAATTAACAGGGGCAGTCGATCACATTGCCCATCGTCATGTCGCAACTCGCATTTTGCCAGAGCAGTATCCCCTGATTGGTGAAAAGTTGTTGCAGGCGATGAAGGATGTTTTGCAAGATGCTGCAACCGATGAGGTGATTGCCGCATGGGCTGAAGCGTATGAGGCTTTAGCCAGCTTGTTTATTCAGAAAGAAAAGGCAATCTATCAACAAGAAGATCAAGTCCTGACGGAACGATTGGCAATTGCTAACAATCCTGGTTAG
- a CDS encoding AraC family transcriptional regulator: MQEQPLVIDCAEWIKLMPSPPVLTSFQSSWNNIQLIHYRQPLACLSEISNSQHLIIIPLKNKAVNYEIVLEGQSQVVSFQEKDYRGGCIAIFPATLPYGFHSHSHYQVMEWMQCYLEPVFLAQIAYESVNPDRVELLPIMKKADPLIHHIGLALKAGLEADRVGSRFYADSMATALSAHLLRHYSTCSHHFQDYEDGLSKQKLRQAIEYIQAHLSEDISLSDIANELGMSQYYFCRLFKRSTGVSPHQYLIQQRVEQAKRLLKQTERTVTAIALDCGFANQSHFAKYFRQYTGMNPNQFRKL, from the coding sequence ATGCAAGAACAACCTTTGGTTATTGACTGTGCTGAATGGATAAAGTTGATGCCAAGCCCACCAGTGCTTACCAGTTTTCAATCGAGTTGGAACAACATTCAGCTTATTCATTATCGCCAACCCTTAGCCTGTCTGTCTGAAATATCCAACTCTCAACACCTGATCATAATTCCATTAAAGAATAAGGCAGTTAATTACGAAATTGTCTTAGAGGGACAATCTCAAGTAGTTTCGTTTCAAGAAAAAGATTATCGCGGTGGTTGTATTGCGATCTTTCCCGCTACTTTGCCTTATGGATTTCATTCTCATTCTCATTATCAAGTAATGGAATGGATGCAGTGCTATTTAGAGCCTGTATTTCTAGCTCAGATTGCGTATGAATCGGTGAACCCCGATCGTGTCGAATTGTTGCCGATAATGAAAAAAGCTGACCCACTCATTCACCACATTGGTTTAGCACTCAAGGCAGGTTTAGAAGCAGACAGAGTAGGTAGTCGTTTCTATGCTGATTCAATGGCAACGGCGCTATCGGCTCATCTGCTGCGTCACTACTCTACCTGTAGCCATCATTTTCAAGACTATGAAGATGGGTTGTCGAAACAAAAGCTCAGGCAAGCTATTGAGTATATTCAGGCGCATTTAAGTGAAGACATATCTTTAAGTGACATTGCAAATGAACTTGGCATGAGCCAGTACTACTTCTGTCGTTTGTTTAAGCGATCGACTGGAGTATCACCTCATCAGTATCTCATTCAACAACGAGTAGAACAGGCAAAGCGTTTACTCAAGCAAACAGAGCGAACTGTTACTGCGATCGCCTTGGATTGCGGCTTTGCCAATCAGAGTCATTTTGCCAAGTATTTTCGCCAATACACTGGGATGAACCCGAACCAGTTTCGCAAGTTGTAG
- the vapC gene encoding type II toxin-antitoxin system VapC family toxin: MLLIDTSVWISLFRDRSGQVRQQLETLLANREVLLTRFTQLELLQGSLNEQEWDLLSTYLETQDYVELTNQSWQSAARIYFDLRRQGLTVRSPIDCCIAQAALENNLLLIHNDRDFEAIAQVRPLQNLRFQPQIL; this comes from the coding sequence ATGTTGCTGATTGATACATCCGTTTGGATCAGCCTCTTCCGCGATCGCAGTGGTCAAGTTCGCCAGCAACTCGAAACCCTGCTTGCCAATCGAGAAGTTTTACTCACTCGATTTACTCAACTTGAACTGCTTCAAGGCAGCTTGAATGAGCAAGAATGGGATCTCCTTTCCACTTACCTCGAAACACAGGATTACGTTGAGCTTACAAATCAGTCTTGGCAATCAGCAGCCCGTATCTACTTTGATCTACGCCGCCAAGGACTTACTGTTCGCAGCCCAATCGATTGCTGTATTGCTCAAGCAGCACTGGAAAACAATTTGCTTCTGATTCACAACGATCGTGACTTTGAAGCCATTGCCCAAGTGCGCCCCCTTCAAAACCTTCGTTTTCAGCCTCAAATCCTCTAA
- a CDS encoding AbfB domain-containing protein, producing the protein MATISLRSINFSDRFIRHANFLGELTPIVSELDKNDATFEIVQGLADDRLISFRSVNFPNYYLRHQDFRLKLQEGNPPLSGTQDRLFAEDATFFWRPGNSDVTASSFACFNFPNRFIRHREFHLFIEPLGDAVSFQDSTFKIESGFIPPLAPPVVN; encoded by the coding sequence ATGGCAACTATTTCTTTACGTTCAATTAATTTTTCTGACCGTTTTATACGTCATGCTAACTTTTTGGGGGAACTCACTCCTATTGTCAGCGAGTTGGATAAGAACGATGCTACGTTTGAGATTGTTCAAGGGTTAGCGGATGATAGACTCATTTCATTTAGATCAGTAAACTTCCCTAACTATTACTTAAGACATCAAGATTTCCGGCTCAAGTTGCAGGAAGGCAATCCTCCTCTTAGTGGAACACAAGATCGACTATTTGCAGAGGATGCAACTTTCTTTTGGCGACCAGGCAACTCAGATGTTACCGCATCGTCTTTTGCATGTTTCAACTTTCCCAACCGATTTATACGCCATAGAGAATTTCATCTGTTCATTGAACCGCTGGGCGATGCCGTTTCGTTCCAAGACTCCACATTTAAGATAGAATCAGGTTTCATTCCGCCACTAGCACCGCCGGTAGTGAATTAA
- a CDS encoding IS110 family transposase, giving the protein MNQSTALPTAESSLYAAYIGVDWADRKHDICLYDSTTQQIESCIISAQPEAIAAWVEGLRKRFPQGKIAICTEQKRGSLIYALCKYEFLVLYPVNTLLVANYRQAFAPSRAKSDGFD; this is encoded by the coding sequence ATGAACCAGTCTACCGCCTTGCCAACTGCTGAATCATCCCTTTACGCTGCCTACATTGGCGTTGATTGGGCTGACCGCAAACATGATATCTGCTTGTATGATTCAACCACTCAACAAATTGAATCTTGCATCATTAGTGCTCAACCAGAAGCGATCGCTGCTTGGGTAGAAGGATTAAGAAAACGATTTCCGCAAGGAAAGATTGCCATCTGTACAGAGCAAAAACGAGGATCATTGATCTATGCTCTGTGCAAGTACGAGTTCTTGGTGCTTTACCCAGTCAACACCCTCCTTGTTGCGAACTATCGCCAAGCGTTCGCGCCCTCTCGGGCTAAATCAGACGGGTTTGACTAA
- a CDS encoding ISAzo13-like element transposase-related protein, with translation MAVGVSAFGILNLDNDELSIYFGQSAETSDFIADCLEWWWQDNQDHYPEIEEWVINLDGGPATRSDRTQFIKRMVELAQTIMLPIRLIYYPPYHSKYNAIERCWAALEQYWNGAILDSVEAAVQWASHMTWKAMNPVVYLVEGIYEKGVKVLAEELADYLPFWQRSEALPKWDITILPD, from the coding sequence GTGGCAGTCGGTGTTAGTGCCTTTGGCATTCTCAATCTCGACAACGACGAGTTGTCGATTTACTTCGGTCAATCGGCTGAAACCAGCGATTTTATAGCCGATTGTTTGGAGTGGTGGTGGCAGGACAATCAAGACCATTACCCGGAGATTGAGGAATGGGTGATCAATTTAGATGGAGGACCCGCCACTCGCAGTGATCGCACTCAGTTCATCAAACGCATGGTTGAACTCGCCCAAACGATCATGCTCCCGATTCGATTGATTTACTACCCGCCTTATCACAGTAAATACAATGCCATTGAACGATGCTGGGCAGCGCTTGAGCAGTATTGGAATGGAGCCATCTTGGATTCGGTAGAAGCGGCAGTTCAATGGGCCAGTCACATGACCTGGAAAGCAATGAATCCAGTCGTTTATCTGGTTGAAGGCATTTATGAAAAAGGGGTCAAGGTATTGGCTGAGGAGCTAGCAGATTATCTCCCTTTCTGGCAACGGTCTGAAGCTCTGCCCAAATGGGATATTACTATTCTCCCCGATTGA
- a CDS encoding LysE family translocator, which translates to MCIRRTFAEGWWCGVVSGLGVATADGFYSLIAGMGAASIAPFLKQYQNGLRILAGILLCVIACKIALTLPTSQPTSVQGKQLLNRYGSMLALTLADPVPIFLAIVILSGIKSTHHLLHAVMLSLGVFSGSVVWWLLLSSTCTLLHIWLKRVRCGTSQPIIHPTVVKWLNRSTGAALFGYGIFVLGG; encoded by the coding sequence TTGTGCATCCGGCGCACCTTTGCAGAAGGTTGGTGGTGTGGTGTGGTTTCTGGGTTGGGAGTTGCTACAGCAGACGGCTTCTATAGTCTGATTGCAGGGATGGGAGCGGCTTCGATCGCGCCATTTCTAAAGCAGTATCAAAATGGACTGCGAATCCTGGCAGGCATTTTGCTTTGTGTGATCGCCTGCAAAATTGCCCTAACATTGCCAACATCTCAACCAACTTCAGTTCAGGGTAAACAATTGCTCAATCGCTACGGTTCAATGTTGGCGTTGACGCTTGCCGATCCCGTTCCTATCTTTTTGGCAATCGTGATTTTATCGGGTATTAAGTCTACTCATCACTTGCTTCACGCTGTGATGTTAAGCTTGGGTGTTTTTAGCGGTTCGGTAGTATGGTGGTTGCTGCTCTCTAGCACTTGCACACTATTACACATCTGGTTAAAACGAGTCCGTTGCGGAACATCTCAACCCATCATTCATCCTACTGTAGTGAAATGGCTCAATCGTAGTACAGGCGCAGCCTTGTTTGGCTATGGCATATTTGTGTTAGGCGGGTAG